Within the Miscanthus floridulus cultivar M001 chromosome 2, ASM1932011v1, whole genome shotgun sequence genome, the region aaactgacgaaagtggcatggaggacacgaaaaagttgaagtagtggcgctgaagaccgctgaatttttttagGGACGCACagggaattacgatcttttataattgcacacagggaaaagtctcttgCTCTGACCCTCAACAAAATGCGATTACAATAAACAAACAAGCTGCCACTCCTGAAACATCAGACTACCGAGAGTTCCTAGCCTCACATTCTTGGGCACAAAAGTGGGACTCATTTCAACAGAAACATTTTCTCCTAGGGGCTAAGATGCCTATCATCGGAACTGCCAGAAAACGGACTCTCACTACAATCTCTACCATCATCACTAAACCACTGCAGAAGTGAACATGCCAAACCAGACGTCGTCAGACAAGAGACTATCACTACAATCTCTCTGTCATCATCATCTCTGTTCGCTGTAGAAGTGAACGTGCCAAAACGCTGTAGAAGTGAACATGCCAAAACCAGTCGTCATCAGAGAGCTTGTCGCTTCAGCCTGTCCATGAGAAGGTGCGCAACTGACTCGTATCCTTGCTCCCTTGCTGTTGCAATGgcaaagaaagtgaaaaaaagaaGCAGATATGCTTATCAGTAACAGCAAGAACAGCATGTTTCACAGATGTGGACAGGAGTCGAATCAGAATTACCATTATATATGGCAATCCCAGTCGGTGGTATTGgtatcttcctcttcttcaagcAGAAGGAGCTGCATCGTCGTATGACCAAAGGTTACCGAGCGAGCGATGGGAAACTGAACTTTTTAAAACACTACATATCCTGACAGCACCATTTCAGACCTCTGATTATAGAACTAAATAGAGAGAGGTTGAGACCTCTGATTGTCGaaataaatagagagagaggttGAGGAAGCACCATTTCAGACCTCTGATTGTAGAACTAAATAGAGAGAGGATGAGGAAGCGCTCACCTGTTGCAGATCCAGAATTTCTTGATACCCTTCTCCTCAACGCAGTGAGGGCACATCCAATTCTTGTTCTTCCTCACCTCTTCCATCTCTGCTACCGTGTCTCACAGTTCAGTAACAAGGCCAATACAATCCACCAAGAAAACAAAGGCATTTCAGCGTTGAGCAACATAGCAAGTCCGCTTACCTTCGCCGTACCTAACTTTCAGGCAAGCACGGCAGAGTATCCCATTAGAAGAATGGCAAGATGAGCACTCCGTCTTTCCTGTCAAATATTTGCCAAGGTATTGAGTGTTGACATGATACTAGGTGAGGAAAATAGGAGAAATCTTTACGGATTCTTTTTACCTAAGCATGGCTGCTTCAGGTCTCCTTCCCCGCAGCGCTTGCAGTCCTCCTCGCCGCACAATTTCTTCTGCCTTTGGTCATAGAGAACGACTTTTGTCAGCTACTTGCACACTAATCCCGCGCGATCCTTCTCAAGAACGCAATCGGGAGCACCAATCGGTGATTCATGTTAATGATGAGAGTGTGTGTACCTGCAGAAATGGCAGCAGATCCCAAGAACAGGGTCGTACACGCCGCCCCTCCCCCTGCTGTCGCAGCGCCTCTCCTGCAGCGCCTGTACCCTCTCCTTGGCCACAGCCATCGCCCACTTCCCCTCCTTTTCATCTTCCCAtgtatcctcctcctcctccgatcCCGCCGCCGTCAATTTACTCAGAGCTCCTGCCAGAAAATAAAAGGAACTTACTTGAGCTGTTTCCCGTGACAAACAACACGAGTCGATCCACGGAAGAGAGCATTCGATGCTTCAACCTGTGCCCTGCCCATTCAGCCGGGCGGAACAGCGACGCGTCGCGGCGAGGAGGCGGCCGGAGCGGCGGAGCGGGGTCATGTTCGTCACCCGTGACCTGGGGGTCCTCCGAGGCGTCGCGCTCCCGGCCGCGCGGTGGCTGGAGGCGGAGTCGATGTCGCTGAGCTCCCCCGCGCAGCGGAGAAGGCCGAGCTGCTCCATCCGGGCCTGCAAACACTCCACGGAACAAGAATCGGAGATGACGCAAGAAATTCCTCATTCGGTGGAGATCGAATTCGGGTTGGGTGCCTGCGCTTTACCATGTTCTCGGAGATGCGGGCGTCGCGGAGACTCTCGTAGTCGGACTTGGCTCCGAGCTTccccatggcggcggcgttgggCCGGCAGCTTTTGACGGCTTGCAAAGATTGGTTGTGGTGCTAGGCGGATCTGTACTCTGGTGGCTCAGTGCTGAGTGCGCTAGCTGACCAACGGCTCTATGTGAAGTTTTGAATGGAACAAACGGCTGTGTTTTTTATGTGCGCCGGATGCCGCAGAAGTGTTGGAAGGGTATTATATATTTTATCATTTTGCCCATGAGGCCATGACGCAGGCAGCtagttttttttccttcttttatcTTTATGCAGGGAAATGCAGCACCTGTTATTTTGTTTCCTTTCTTGATCATTCACCCATATATTATGCCACATGTCACACCATGAGTTAGGTCAAATCCTCATACTCAAATCAAATGCATAAACACACGTGAGGCCAGGTCCACAGGGTTCCGATCTTCCGAGATGCAAATAGAGATCACACCACGGGCATTTACACCATAACCAATTACCAAACGAGTAGACCATGGGTATCAATACCCATGAGCCATAGCCAAAAATAACTGTACGTTTGTATATCCGGGTTTTTTTTGGCattctagtttttttttctttaattTAAAGTGAATTGTACGAACAATCCTTTTTTTCTCGATAACGCAAAAGGTTTGTGCGTCTTTGAATTAAGGTAGAGAAAAAATTCGATACAACACACCCTAAGGGGTCAGTAAAAATTCATATGGAAGCTCAGACCCTCTCTAGTATACTATAAGTTAGAGTGTTACATTGGACAAAGATCAACCTAAATTCAAAGGGAAATTCAAAAAAACATCAGTGAATTGTACGAACAATCCTTATAATGAAGCGTCACTCAACTCAGGTCCGTGAACTTTGTAAATACAGATTAGGGTCCCTAAATTTGTTAGATACATTATCTAGATCTAAAGTGCACGTCAGTGTGTAGATTTCTTGCTAACAGCTAACAAGCCAAATaggctgttcggctggctggttgcCGGCTGGCTAAATCACTGTTCATGTCCTGCCatgacagtatttttctctcacaacaatcagccgaaacagtatttttcagtcctgccgaacaggccaaAAGTCAACAGGGGTATTTTAGGTACTTCAGACTCAAATGTAAAACATTACTACATTTTAGCAGGGCCATGGACCCTAATGTACAGTTTTTAAGTTTATGAACCTCGACACCACTCTACGATAACTTGAAGGACCACCCATTTATTTTACTCTTTATTGTTGTTAGCAAGTTTGGTTTCAGtttctctaccatggtgaaggtggTATGAATTTTTCCTGTGCAACATCAACCGAGGTgaagtgggagcaactacaatcaGGCTTTGCGACAGTGACTGCAGGCTGTTGAGAAGAGCTCACAGCCTCACACAATGGTCTCACAATTGTAAGACGAGAGTGGCGAACCGAACGTGCACAACGCACCTCTACTTTGCATTTTGCAAAGGCCGGCGCTACTCGTTTGTGACACTACGGAAAGCTGCTGCTGAACTTCATCAGTAAAACTTTAGACAACAAGAAAACTTTCATCATATAGGCCTGCATGCACAGCCCTGATGAGGACGACGGGAAAGGGAACGAACGGAGAGTTCAAATGCATGATGAATTACAGGAGGTTCAACAGAGACTCTGCCATAAAATTTCAGAGaccatgcagcctgttcgcttgttggtttcagccagtcaacagtgtttttctctcacaataaaccagcaccagccagtccaaaccagcccagaaactaaccagcgaacaggccgcatACCATGCTCCAAACACACCTGGAGACTGGGAGTCTAGGTACCTGAACCCAACCTCTGCATTGCCTGCTATCCTGACACCTTAATCTGAAACGAAAGCTCATGGAATCGACTCTAATACTACTAGACACGGGGTGATTATGTATTTAGCTGGAGATCAAGGCCGAAGCTTGGTGATAGATAAGATGAGCGTCATGCCTGCAAAAGATGAGTCCAAGTGATGACTGTTATCAGAGGAGATGTGGAAAACGTGATACATATTAGAGATGCTTGCTGCTGCTTGACATTTAACCTAGAGGAAAATTCACCAGCAGTCCACGAAGTTGGCACAAGGTGTCACTTAGGTCCCCAAACTTTCAAAGTAATATCTGTAGGTCCCTAAAGTTGGCAGAGGGTGTCATCTAGGTCATAAACTTTTAAAGTGATCACtggaggtccctaaacttggcagagggtgtcatccaggtcccaaactttcaaagtgatcaccgcaggtccctaaacttggcagagggtgtcatccaggtcccaaaTACTGTAACGATTCGGCACagaattttaaaaaaagaaatctaaaTTTTGGTAACGTAGCTACATTCTGCagaaaattctaaaaattgtatctttttaatACGATCTCGcacgaagatgatttttatataaaaattgcaGCTCTaacgggatctacaactttctagttttaagttttt harbors:
- the LOC136538195 gene encoding uncharacterized protein, producing MGKLGAKSDYESLRDARISENMARMEQLGLLRCAGELSDIDSASSHRAAGSATPRRTPRSRVTNMTPLRRSGRLLAATRRCSARLNGQGTGALSKLTAAGSEEEEDTWEDEKEGKWAMAVAKERVQALQERRCDSRGRGGVYDPVLGICCHFCRQKKLCGEEDCKRCGEGDLKQPCLGKTECSSCHSSNGILCRACLKVRYGEEMEEVRKNKNWMCPHCVEEKGIKKFWICNSSFCLKKRKIPIPPTGIAIYNAREQGYESVAHLLMDRLKRQAL